One genomic region from Candidatus Manganitrophaceae bacterium encodes:
- a CDS encoding DUF2127 domain-containing protein, which produces MSEQLSQIAVRPSRKVPRDIIILGIVMIVSGFYDVKIILDHPEYELPIMGMKFGGTVGRMVIFLFPLLHFVVGYGVIRCRRWAYYLFIAFAAYGIISPLINYFRMPPPHRIRTILLIGSVIVLGYLYKRRAYFKT; this is translated from the coding sequence ATGTCGGAGCAACTTTCTCAAATAGCCGTTCGTCCCTCGCGAAAGGTTCCACGCGATATCATCATCTTGGGTATTGTCATGATTGTTTCCGGGTTTTATGATGTCAAAATCATTCTTGACCATCCGGAATATGAACTTCCGATCATGGGGATGAAGTTTGGGGGAACGGTCGGTCGGATGGTTATCTTTCTTTTCCCCCTCCTTCATTTTGTCGTCGGCTACGGTGTGATTCGCTGTCGGCGATGGGCCTACTACCTTTTCATCGCATTTGCCGCATACGGCATTATCAGTCCCCTCATCAACTACTTCCGCATGCCTCCTCCGCACCGTATTCGAACCATACTACTCATCGGCAGTGTTATTGTGTTGGGATATCTCTACAAACGAAGAGCCTACTTCAAAACCTAA